Proteins co-encoded in one Metabacillus sp. KUDC1714 genomic window:
- the ypmT gene encoding protein YpmT gives MKNKFVLFGIVAILISLIFGGVAYQQLVAENMDEVYLNIGYSTLFLSIAVYLWHMKDEKQKNNS, from the coding sequence ATGAAAAACAAATTTGTTTTATTTGGAATCGTAGCGATATTAATCTCACTAATTTTTGGTGGAGTTGCTTATCAGCAACTTGTTGCAGAAAACATGGATGAAGTATATTTGAATATTGGATACAGTACATTATTTTTAAGTATAGCCGTTTATTTGTGGCATATGAAAGACGAAAAGCAAAAGAACAATAGTTGA
- a CDS encoding S1C family serine protease → MNKKLVRSIIVSVLIWICGGIGYIYIKDKTAENVFSESLILKKDNNTSKEQVVPDLKEIIREAQKKVVMVELDDGSIGSGFLYNNKGDIITNAHVVNGSEIVKIRTTDAKGYEGKVIGISTETDVAVVRVDGLKDIEPLILSSNSKLEIGDEILALGSPLGYQNTVTTGIISGTDRELDVESYTYENVYQISAPIAPGNSGGPLIDRKTGKVVGINSARIEQGNIGFSIPINSVFPLVNSWSETPMKNLPVTSAIDDLAEIDENKMLETSDYLVSYFIESINFRDFVTAYSLLGSQWQSNVDYDTFRSQYLNIISISIDELKKENKENKVFVEAILTSLERNGEEQVSKTYKVNYEVAYENDQAKIIIEKKLD, encoded by the coding sequence ATGAATAAAAAATTGGTTCGTAGTATCATAGTATCCGTTCTTATTTGGATATGTGGTGGTATTGGTTATATATATATAAAAGATAAAACAGCTGAAAATGTGTTTTCTGAATCATTAATTCTAAAAAAAGATAATAATACGAGCAAGGAACAAGTAGTTCCTGATTTAAAGGAAATTATTCGAGAGGCTCAGAAGAAGGTTGTTATGGTTGAGCTAGATGATGGATCGATTGGATCAGGGTTTTTATATAATAATAAAGGTGATATCATTACGAATGCACATGTAGTAAATGGCTCGGAAATCGTAAAAATTAGGACAACTGATGCAAAAGGCTATGAAGGTAAGGTTATAGGGATTAGTACAGAAACTGACGTTGCTGTTGTAAGAGTTGATGGATTAAAGGATATTGAACCTTTGATATTATCATCTAATAGTAAATTAGAAATAGGTGATGAAATTTTAGCTTTAGGTAGTCCATTAGGTTATCAAAATACTGTAACAACAGGAATTATCAGTGGAACGGACAGAGAATTAGATGTTGAATCGTATACTTATGAGAATGTATATCAAATCTCGGCACCAATCGCACCTGGGAATAGTGGTGGGCCACTAATTGATCGTAAAACTGGTAAGGTGGTTGGAATAAACTCGGCTCGTATAGAACAAGGAAACATTGGCTTTAGTATCCCTATAAACTCTGTGTTTCCACTAGTTAATTCTTGGTCTGAAACACCTATGAAAAACCTTCCTGTAACATCAGCTATTGACGATTTAGCTGAAATAGACGAAAATAAAATGCTAGAGACATCTGATTATCTAGTTAGCTATTTTATTGAAAGTATAAATTTCCGCGATTTTGTTACCGCATATTCGCTTTTAGGTAGTCAATGGCAATCAAATGTGGATTATGATACATTTCGAAGTCAATATTTGAATATCATTTCAATAAGCATTGATGAATTAAAGAAAGAGAACAAAGAAAATAAGGTTTTTGTCGAAGCTATATTAACCTCTTTAGAACGAAATGGAGAGGAACAGGTTTCGAAAACCTATAAAGTAAACTACGAAGTTGCTTACGAAAATGACCAAGCTAAAATCATAATAGAGAAAAAATTGGACTGA
- a CDS encoding FxLYD domain-containing protein, translating to MFCINCGANHLENNANYCSNCGKQLNQHVGINNKKVHYLIPIISLIIVIILLFSVEFYESKINEKVLVFQENAERKALAGEYDKALEYIEQGLSYRNDYDILKKEKEMIISIKELNEELIGVEKKIMNEDFDDAQKEINLLRRQVNINSSPLFINLTNQIEQVETSVKVGEIKEEINKLTTIDELADKLSTLYSLELQEASELKQQIYTKMVMISATNAEQNLENKHFNQAFNVIDEALQYVVNNEKLLSLKDRITEEKSSFEKAEQERIEKAILAAKKEEERNLTKAVQVTSINLKVDKYGDAYIDGIVKNSGTETVHSIIIEFTVVDKSGKKLEEGKTNVFPNKLVPGQTGEFEHVTYSAKENAKVNINNISWLLEEKKG from the coding sequence ATGTTTTGTATAAACTGTGGAGCCAATCATTTAGAAAATAACGCTAACTACTGCTCAAATTGTGGTAAACAGCTCAATCAGCATGTAGGAATAAATAATAAAAAGGTACACTATCTCATACCTATTATTAGCTTGATAATTGTTATTATATTGTTATTTTCTGTGGAATTCTATGAATCAAAAATTAACGAAAAGGTTTTAGTTTTTCAAGAAAATGCCGAAAGAAAAGCGTTAGCAGGAGAATATGATAAAGCATTAGAATATATCGAACAAGGCCTATCATATCGTAATGATTACGATATATTAAAGAAAGAAAAAGAAATGATTATATCAATTAAAGAGCTAAATGAAGAGTTAATTGGTGTAGAAAAGAAAATTATGAATGAGGACTTTGATGACGCGCAAAAAGAGATTAACCTTTTAAGGAGACAAGTTAATATAAATAGCTCTCCATTATTTATCAATCTTACAAATCAAATAGAGCAGGTAGAAACAAGTGTAAAAGTTGGCGAAATAAAAGAAGAAATTAATAAACTCACGACAATTGATGAACTTGCAGATAAGCTTTCAACCTTATATTCTTTAGAACTACAAGAAGCCTCAGAGTTAAAGCAACAAATCTACACAAAGATGGTGATGATTAGTGCTACCAATGCAGAACAAAATCTTGAGAATAAGCATTTTAATCAAGCCTTTAATGTAATAGATGAAGCACTTCAATATGTTGTGAACAATGAAAAGCTTTTATCCTTAAAAGATAGAATAACAGAGGAAAAGTCTTCCTTTGAAAAGGCAGAGCAAGAACGGATAGAGAAGGCTATATTAGCTGCTAAAAAAGAAGAAGAACGTAACCTCACAAAAGCCGTTCAAGTTACGAGCATTAATTTAAAGGTTGACAAATATGGAGATGCATATATTGATGGTATTGTAAAAAATAGCGGTACAGAGACTGTTCATTCAATTATTATTGAATTTACTGTAGTAGATAAGAGCGGGAAAAAACTAGAAGAAGGAAAAACGAATGTATTTCCAAACAAACTAGTGCCTGGTCAAACAGGGGAATTTGAGCATGTTACATATTCAGCGAAAGAAAATGCGAAAGTAAATATTAATAATATATCCTGGCTACTTGAAGAGAAGAAAGGATAA
- a CDS encoding YpmS family protein: MNKWKLSFLVLIIINVLFIIFVTTSLLIPSEKPIEEVKTDKNSEDVLIPFLISTEKKSLTDLINHYLEEETDQKNLQYRVELEENVNVYGVIKAFNKDIDMTLILEPKVKSDGNMQLFVKELSIGRLKLPISYVLKYMSTNYDLPNYVVIDSSKKEIDINLDELTLKSGLSARAESFNLKKDDITFTLFVPLP; encoded by the coding sequence ATGAATAAATGGAAACTATCCTTTCTTGTACTAATTATCATAAATGTATTATTCATCATTTTTGTTACGACTTCGTTGCTAATACCTAGTGAAAAGCCGATTGAAGAAGTGAAAACGGACAAAAATAGTGAAGATGTATTAATACCATTTCTTATAAGTACAGAAAAAAAGTCGTTAACAGACTTAATTAATCATTACCTAGAAGAAGAAACAGATCAAAAAAACTTACAATATCGAGTCGAGTTAGAGGAAAATGTAAATGTATATGGAGTTATAAAAGCATTTAATAAAGATATCGATATGACGTTAATTCTCGAACCTAAAGTTAAATCCGATGGAAATATGCAATTATTTGTAAAGGAATTATCAATAGGCAGGTTAAAATTACCGATATCATATGTTTTGAAATATATGAGTACCAATTATGATCTTCCAAATTATGTAGTAATTGACTCCAGTAAAAAAGAAATTGATATCAACCTTGATGAACTTACGTTAAAAAGTGGTTTAAGTGCTCGTGCAGAAAGCTTCAATCTAAAAAAAGATGATATTACGTTTACATTGTTTGTGCCTTTACCATAA
- a CDS encoding SGNH/GDSL hydrolase family protein, with product MIRKMLIVSSMCLLITGCMSEQSSNLESKPVTLTKKAEPSEEFVPSSIKLVGIGDSLTKGVGDESNQGGYIGMVREKLEQQENIREVVVDNYGVRGHKTSNLQKKLKEEEVIASIKDADIIVMTIGGNDIMSVVRNNILSLDFEPFRKEQKNYENRFQTILTTVRELNSSAHIVYVGLYNPFKYMLPKLTEIDMIINEWNLATQQMIKQDERAVYVSVDQLFSTESDERLLYKDEFHPNQSGYSLIADKVYDALKENEIYQDSTVRNE from the coding sequence ATGATTAGAAAAATGTTAATAGTTAGTAGTATGTGTCTATTGATAACAGGTTGTATGTCTGAACAAAGCTCAAACCTTGAATCAAAACCTGTTACTTTGACAAAAAAAGCTGAACCATCTGAAGAGTTCGTTCCCTCATCAATAAAACTAGTTGGGATTGGTGATTCATTGACAAAAGGAGTAGGAGATGAATCGAATCAAGGTGGATACATTGGTATGGTTAGGGAGAAGTTAGAACAACAAGAAAATATTAGAGAAGTAGTAGTGGATAACTATGGAGTAAGAGGACATAAAACTAGTAATCTTCAAAAAAAGCTGAAGGAAGAAGAAGTAATAGCTAGTATAAAAGATGCGGATATAATTGTTATGACTATTGGCGGTAATGATATCATGAGTGTTGTTCGCAATAACATTTTATCTCTTGATTTTGAACCGTTTCGTAAAGAACAGAAAAACTATGAAAATAGATTTCAAACTATCCTGACTACAGTGCGAGAGCTTAATTCATCTGCACACATTGTCTATGTGGGCTTGTATAATCCGTTTAAATACATGCTACCTAAATTAACTGAAATAGATATGATTATAAACGAATGGAATTTAGCAACTCAACAAATGATAAAACAAGATGAAAGGGCCGTCTATGTATCGGTGGATCAATTGTTTTCCACAGAGAGTGATGAAAGACTTCTTTATAAAGATGAGTTTCATCCTAATCAAAGTGGGTATTCTTTAATTGCAGACAAAGTTTATGATGCATTAAAGGAAAATGAGATTTATCAAGATTCAACAGTGAGAAATGAGTGA
- a CDS encoding SCO family protein — MKKKFKHVLLFSIFALVLLFISACGNSSPIADPLNYEVQSFQYKNQEGQNVSLKDLKGDVWIANFIFTSCETVCPPMTAHMTEIQKRIKAEGLDAKIISFSVDPEIDTPEKLKEFAEPYSISFENWSFLTGYTQKEIQEFAMESFKTIVQKPSNSDQVVHGTSFYLIDQNGVVMKDYNGVDQPPYDQIITDIKALTK, encoded by the coding sequence ATGAAGAAGAAATTTAAACATGTATTATTATTTTCTATATTTGCGCTTGTACTTCTGTTTATTTCAGCATGTGGTAATTCATCTCCAATAGCAGATCCGCTTAATTATGAGGTACAGTCCTTTCAATACAAAAATCAAGAAGGTCAAAATGTTTCTTTAAAGGATTTAAAAGGTGATGTTTGGATTGCTAATTTTATTTTTACAAGTTGTGAAACAGTGTGTCCACCTATGACCGCGCATATGACTGAGATACAAAAGAGGATAAAAGCAGAGGGATTAGATGCGAAGATTATTTCTTTCAGCGTTGATCCGGAAATTGATACACCTGAAAAATTAAAGGAGTTTGCTGAGCCTTATTCAATTTCTTTTGAAAATTGGAGCTTTTTAACAGGATACACACAAAAGGAAATTCAGGAATTCGCTATGGAAAGCTTTAAAACAATTGTTCAAAAACCAAGTAATTCTGATCAAGTTGTTCATGGAACTAGCTTTTACTTAATCGATCAAAATGGAGTTGTTATGAAAGATTATAATGGTGTTGATCAGCCACCTTATGATCAAATAATAACTGATATTAAAGCTTTAACAAAATAA